A region of the Cannabis sativa cultivar Pink pepper isolate KNU-18-1 chromosome 3, ASM2916894v1, whole genome shotgun sequence genome:
cagaaacaaatccagAGGTGTTGGTTACAGATGTATTACCTGAATTAAACAATATGATGCCGAGTGCTGATATTGTAGCACAAATGTCGTTCATCGATGGTTTTTTTAATGGTCCCGACCCTGAATGTTATGTTGAGGGCAATGATGGCGTAAGAGACGACCAAGGTACAGAGGCCCCTGCTGCTGTACCTTTGAACTTGACTCCACTATCGTACCAAATACCACCGAGGCCACCGACACGGAAAAGAATGCCCCGTAGAGAAAATTGCCAAACACCTGGTACTAGTAGTAGTCGTCTAGGCGAAACCAGTCATGCTAGAGGAACTACTGACAGTACAGGTCCTAATAATGGTAGAGAGACCAATGATATTAGTGGTCCTACTGATGCTCGAGGTACCAATGTGACTGGATGGAGcgatccattttcttcttcgacAAGTTACGGTAAATTCAAGGAGAAAATGTATACAAGAGAAGACATCGAGGATCATAGTCATTATATATCTACGGGTGGCACACCAGGCGGGGAGTTACATGTGGGAAAGGTTTTTAGAGACAAAGAGCATTTAAAGATGGTTGTTGGCCTGTATGCAATGAAGAAAGGGTTTGACTACTACGTTAGGAAGTCCGGTACTGATATTTGGTACGTCACATGTAAGGATACAGATTGTGGGTGGAGATTAAGAGCGAAGAAGAACGTACTTTCTAACATGTTTAAGGTGAGTATATTTCATAATGTACATACATGTTCCCTTGATCTTCGAGGAAAAGATAACCGTCAAGCATCACCTGTAATAGTTGCCCAtctaattaaggataagttcGCAACTGACGGCTCGGATCAGTTGCCCTCTGATAtaagaaaaagtatgcacaaggaTTACGGGATCCAAATGAGTTAAGAAAAGGCATGGAGGTGCAGAGAGAAGGCACTACACCTAGCTCGGGGTACACCTGAAGATTCGTACTCGAAATTACCTAGTTACTTGCACATGCTACAGTTGCGGAATCCAGGTACCATCACGGATTTTGTGGTAGAAGATGGTCGCTTCAAGTATTGTTTCTTCTCTCTGGGTCATTCTATTCGGGGTTTTAGGTTTTGTCGACCTGTTGTATGCGTTGATGGGTCTTTCTTGAAGACTAGGTATGGTGGGCAAATATTGTGTGCAGTGGCTTTGGATGCAGGGAGTCATATCTTTCCGATAGCTTTTGCTATAGTTGACAGTGAAAACCACAATTCCTGGacctattttatgagaaaattgaaagaaacgattggtgatgttgagaacttagcttttgtttcggataggcatcaaagcattgttcgtgctttggatatcgtgttccctgatgcacaccacggtgcatgctaccaccacattattatgaacgtcaaccacaagttcaagactgacgtcttcacgaatcacatttacacGTGTGCGTACACGTATTCAAGATCAGAGTTTCACAGAGAATTTGAGAACATTCGAGCCATGAATCCAGCGGTTGCACAATATCTTGAGGAAATTGGATTTGAAAAATGGGTCCGGTCGTACTTTCCAGGGGTACGTTACAATGTAATGACGAGCAACTGGGTTGAGAGCTTCAACAACACaactaaggatgcaagaggCTTCCCGATCACTGCTGCTGTAGCATTCCTGAGGTCCAAAGTCCAGAAGTGGTTTGCTTCACAAAAAGAAAAAGCTGACAAGTGGACGAAACCCCTAGCACCCAATGCTTTGTCTTTGTCTGTGGAACAACAGCCCGATCCATGACTTTTGAAGTGAAATTTCTGACCTGGCTCTCTGAGGCGGTAAGTTGAGGCACGAGGATCATGTCATGAGTCTCGAATAGGCCAGCCTGCAGCAGCAAATTTGGTAGTAATTTTTCCCACATTGCCAGGTGACGCTTCAATTCGTTCGGGGAAATCGATCCGAGGCTGGAGTCAAATATGTTCAACAACCAATGATCCAGATCTACCTCTAGTGCCACCCAATGCTTTGCTCCATCGAAGTGGAGGGCCATATATATTCTCTCCTTGTTCTTCCAACTGGCCAAGAATTGACTTTCATCCGCTCGAATCAAATCTAATATGCTCTCGTCCCACTGATAGTTAGCCTGTTCATCACCCGCAGCTTCCCACCGAGCAATAACTCCTGCTGGGAAAATACACGCCATTATGACACATCTATTTGGGTAGGCCTCGGGATAAAAGTGTTGTCGCCTCCTCATCAAATGGAATGCCGCATCCAAATGctaaaacatgaaaattaaatatgtcagagattaaataaaaaagagttaAATAAAGTCTTTAAAAGCAAAAGCAGTAAAAAAGTCTTAAAAACTTACATCGTTCCCAAGCCAAAACTTCGGAGTATGCAGTTCGAGGAACCAAGACGAATGGTATCGACAGGTGAAGCACTCTCTCGGGTAATTGTTCCCAATCTGGCCGAGTACCCAATTGTGAAAAGTCTTGAGCAGCTTCTGATCAaccactctaagtgggtccgcattCACGAGTGTCGAAGTAGCCCTagccttcttcttcatttcagtGTACTCAGCGAACCACCTAGGCCGCCTTCTCTTCCTCCGATTCTCCATGACTTCTGGAGCTGTCTCTAACACCTGCACTTCAGAATCCTGAGTATCCCCGATGCTGGTGATATTCGTCTTCTCAGGTGTACAAAACATGTCATCATCATCCGGTTGGTAATCATTTGGGAGAATGAAGTCATCTTCCGGTGTCCGAACCTCCTCTTCCGGTTGTGGCTGTGGCTGTGGCTGTGGCTGTGGCTGTGAATCTGCTGCCGGCCTTCCAGGATCTTGCAGGAGCGTCATTATGGTCTTCAACTGATCCATAATCGCTGTTTGTCCTCTTAGCAGAGCGGCCTGCCCCCTCTCCACAGTCTCCAACCTTGCCAAAATGGTAGGGTATACTGGATCGCGAGCCTCCGAGGTGCTGGGAATAGAAGCTGACGGGGGAACAGGAGGACCCTGTGACGCTGCAAGTGGGTCAACACCAGACCCATCAGGAACTGAAGCTGCAGTTGGGTCAACACCATACCCATCTGGAACTGCAGGCGGTGCACGTGGAGGAGACGGTTGAGGTGGTGTAGAGTCTTTAAATATTCGGGCTGCCTCCGCTCGTTCTTCCAATGTGGAGGCAAGCTTTTCGGTCTGGCTTCACAAAGCATCCTGTGTTGGTTGCCCATCCTCACCCAACACAAGTTCCTCCAAGTCAACAAATAACGGAGGCTGACCCCCGGTTATATAACTCACAAACTCAATCTCGTTCGGCCGAGGACATAACACGGAGTACACTGTCAACTGAAAAATATAACaactatattaatataatatatggaaattaaCATGAATTTAACATAAAGCGTAACAAACTTACATTTTTAGCAAATAATCTGGTCACTTCATCCTTCCCGAGTGTAGTGTTCGGCTTACTCTCCCAATTGACCATTCTCGGAAAGCGATGCGACCTCCTCACTGCATACTCGTTGCCCAGCTGTAATATGGCCTCGTATGCCCAATACTGCAACGCTGCAGCATAGACGTAGGCTGAGTATTTTGCCTCCTTCTGAGTTACTCCCTTCTCAATCTTTTTCAACATCTTATTCTTCACATCCAAGTAATCCTTGTTACAAGTTTCCATCAGCTTGGTGTAAGAAATCTTTCCCCAGGGGTACTCGTAGAAGAATGGAAGGTTATCAACCATTCTTATCACAAAAGGAGGAACGGCAGTCTTCTCCTCCTTACCAGTGAGGACGCCCATAACAAACAAGGCCATCCCCAACTTGTAGACATCATCAGCTTCTGTGCAGCTCTCAAAAACTCTGCGCAGTTGGCTGAAGGTGATCGAAGCACTACCGTTGAAATATTCCTGAATCAACCGGTCAGAGCTTCCATTTTGTTTGATGTCTTCCTCAGTAGGGCCGGGCAACAAGTTTAACCCGGTGACCAAGCCGAACTCCACCCTCCCAAATCTACATCTCTTCCTTCCCACATAGAAATGCACCTCGTCTGGCTTGTCAGATTTTATTTTGTGAAGCATCAATTGATGAAAAAATGCTCCAGAAAATTGTATGGGCGCTCTCTCGAAAAAATTTCTGAAAGGGGATTCCCTCACCCTGTCCAATAGGTTGAATTCTTCAAATTTAGCCTTAATCTTCGGGTAGTAGTAACTACCCCCGCGCCATGTGACACGGCCAGTGTAATGGTCCGACACTGGAATTATAAGATGTGCAGTTccctggaaaaaaaaaaaccaacaatgatagataattaataataaaacataaccaataatgaataaaacaataaaaaataaaaaaataattcataattaataattaataattaaacaataatcaataaaacaataaaaattaaaaaaaaaataatcaataatttatactaaaacaataattcataagtaataaaacaataaagataaaacaataattaataattaataaaacaataattaattattagtaaaacaataattacaaattattaaaacaataaaaaataatacaataattaataataaaacaataattaaaaaaaaacaataattaataaaacaataatataacaataattaataattaataaaacaataaaaaataatacaataatcaatcattaataataaaacaataataaataaataataaaattaataagacaataaaaattaatacaaaagttaataattaataataaaacaataattaataaataatacaaattaataattaataattaataattagtaaaaaaaaataattaataaaacaatacaaattaatacaataattaataattaataataaataaaaattaataattaataataaaacaataactaataattaatataaaacaattattaataaaaaaaatagaacaataattaataattaataaaaaattaaaacaataattaataattaatactaaaacaacaaaatataattactaaaaaaacataagtattaattaataaaacgataattaataattaataattactaaaacaacataactaataattaataaaataattaaaataaaaacaataattaataattaatactaaaacaataattaataattaataataaataaaaaaattattacttaacaataattaattaaaaaatacttaataagtcattaaaaataaattaatacctaaaacaatcactaaataatataattaataattaatacctACAACAAtcactaaataatataattaataaaaccaaaaaaaaaaaaggtccgATGgctaccaatcggacccatTGTGAGGTCCGATTGGTAGCCATCGTACccaaacaaaccaaaaaatagCACCATCGGACCCCTAACAATCGGACCATCGGGCTTGGACAAAGTCCGACTATCGGACCCTAAGGATGACAATCGGACCACACACAATCGGGCCACTAAATGAGCATCGGACCACACACAATCGGACCCAAATAATTCACTATCGGACCCAAACAACCCCCATCGGACCATCTTCTTCCTATTAGCCGAACCCCAATCCCCAATCCCCATTCCACAAAACAAAATTCTTCAATCTAACTAATAGATCTAACAAATTTACACAATCCACCAAAGTTTCACAAACAAAAAACACATGTAAATCAATCTTTTaacacttacaaaaaaaaaaaaccaaacacACCTTCGACATTTTTGCTTCGGGTTCGCCTGAGATTGGTCGCCGGTTCTGGTTGGTCGGGGTTGAGCTTCGACGGCGGTGGGTAGGTCGGGTTGAGCGTCGACGGAGATGGGTGGCTGTGAGAGGAATGGGTTGAACAAATTTTGGCTGTGATAGATGGGTATCGTGGGGGAGCGTTCGGCTgagcaagaggaagagagaggatgATTGTTTGAAATGTGAggggtagtttagga
Encoded here:
- the LOC133035879 gene encoding uncharacterized protein LOC133035879 — translated: MALKMKINDLKIKVKELKMTHKFIVCIMTILADQEIIFHIIKLLYLILSLKGTAHLIIPVSDHYTGRVTWRGGSYYYPKIKAKFEEFNLLDRVRESPFRNFFERAPIQFSGAFFHQLMLHKIKSDKPDEVHFYVGRKRCRFGRVEFGLVTGLNLLPGPTEEDIKQNGSSDRLIQEYFNGSASITFSQLRRVFESCTEADDVYKLGMALFVMGVLTGKEEKTAVPPFVIRMVDNLPFFYEYPWGKISYTKLMETCNKDYLDVKNKMLKKIEKGVTQKEAKYSAYVYAAALQYWAYEAILQLGNEYAVRRSHRFPRMVNWESKPNTTLGKDEVTRLFAKNLTVYSVLCPRPNEIEFVSYITGGQPPLFVDLEELVLGEDGQPTQDAL